The Malassezia restricta chromosome I, complete sequence genome contains the following window.
GAAAGCAAAGAACTGGGGATCGATCGGCTAGGCAAGCAAGTCACACCCTGGCTGCTACAGCGCGTAAGCAGCTTGGCCGCACACTCAGTGCAGAACAATGTAGCATTGGTGCTGAACAAtgcacgccatgctgcaGAGTGCGCTATGTCACTAGCGGGGCCCAGAAAGTCTACAGTCGCACAGGTGCATGCACCCAAAAAGGCACGGATTATGGTAATCGGTTGTGCTGCCATGGATATtacggcgctggcgctggagcCATCGCTCTCTGATCCTTCTACCGCACCTGGATCAATTGACATGACTGTGGGTGGTGTGGCTCATAATATTGCAAGAGCTGCCCATGCTATGCTCGAGGATAAGCGGGCTGTGGTGTTGGTAGCGCCCAAAGCAGATGACATCTTAGGACGTCTTATGCAAGACGACATGCGCGTATCTCGTATGCGAACTGACGCACTTATTCAGAGCGCTCGCACGCCAACGTGCAATcttgtgctggacgcgaACGGCGAACTTGTCACGGGAATAGCCGACATGCGCGTATTAGACGAGATAATGGTGCCAGAGGTCGTTGCAATGCGcttgcagcagcaccaGCCTAACTTTATCGCACTAGATGCGAATCTTCAGCCAGCGTCTCTGGCCGCGGCATTAGCCTATGCAACCAAAGAACGAGTTCCTGTGTTGTACGAACCGACATCTACGGCCAAGTGCCATCGAATcctggatgccatgcagaTGCTGCAACGCGCTCAAAAAATTCAAATTGTGACGCCGAATCAATACGAGCTCGCTTCAATGGCAGAACGTTTGCGAACCACGTTCCCACGAGAGCCCACGAAccatgtcgatgccgtaATTCGTGCCACGCGATTACCGCCTGCCCTCATTCAAGACGCCTTCATGATGACACATGTGGCCCAGATCCAACTGATAAAATTGGGAGGTCTCGGTGTGTTATTGGTGATGCAAGGACAaggcgcccagcaccattTTGTACACGTACCTGCCCTGCCTATGGACCATGGCAAACCATTCGTGAATTCCACTGGAGCTGGTGATTCATTTACTGGAGCTATTTTAGCACGAATGAGTACTATGAGCACGTCTTTCGATCAAATCACTTTGGAAGACATGGTCGATCTCGTCAACATCGGACAGAGCGCTGCTCAACGCACTCTCACCTGTAAAGAAGCCGTAGCTCGCTCGATGGGAGCATAATCACGTGATATCGATGACCATGCTGACGCTCGCCGAAGGCATCTTAACTTGACCCTATCATGCTGCCACTCACAAGATTTCTCCGATTTGTTATTGTGGCGACGCTGTTATTGCTCATACCAGCCTTTGTTTATCTCTCGCAAAGTACTTCGTCTCCAGTACGAGACCCAAAGACGGGCGAATATATTTGGGAGGCTTTAATGCAATCGATGCAAGGTCACGGTCCAGATCAGGATCAGGTGTCTCATGGAAAACCATATTTCCCTATCACTGATTGGCGCAGCTTCGCAAGCCATTGGATGCCAACAAATCCGGCAGCGATGTACCATAATTGGCATCAACCTGTGCCGCAAACGGTGCCTACTCCTGCTGCCACGCTCCCAACAACCCATGGGACAATTTCGCCAACGCTTGCTGTCCCCATGCCCACAGATTCTATTAAGCTGGACAGTAAAGTTGATGGGGCTTATGCGCCTTCTATGAGTAATGAAACGGCTAAGGCTGAATTGGGCCGCTCAACATGGCGATTCCTGCATACTATGATGGCACGCTTTCCTGACAAGCCAACGCCGCAACAAAGCGCAGACCTACAAAATTTCATGCGTTTGTTCTCGCTTTTATACCCGTGCGGTGATTGTGCCGCACACTTTCAGCAACTCCTCAAAGAATGGCCACCTCAAACGGCTTCGCGCCACAATGCCGAGATCTGGCTTTGCAATGTCCACAACCAAGTTAACAGGCGTTTGCATAAGCCACAATTTGACTGCTCTAAGCTGAATGAGACTTATGACTGCGGTTGCGGCACCAAGACAATGGCAAAGACGAATCTTTACGACATCGACACCAAAGAGGCCTCGGGCATGGCGCACATTTTGCCTATCCGCACTGTTTGAGAACCACGTGCATCAGGTGTGTCTTTGTAAAAGCCGACGAGTTATCACGCACCTTTGACGGCGATGAGTGATTCGACTGTATTCGCCTCTCCGCCACGGAGAGCCGACCACTTGCATAGGCAGGAATGCCAGAGGGCGGTGTTATTTAGTAAGCTTGTATTGTATTGGCCCGTGCTTCTGCATAATACGCGATAACTTAGGATGTGAGGCAGGGTGAAGTGCTTCTATTGTCCCGTGCGCGCAAAGAATGCGGGACAATAAATAGCGGTGCGGCGAACAATACATTCGTCGTGACTCCCATTACATCTCGACATGGACTTGCTAAATAACCTAACCAACGGCAAAGCCGGTCAAGTGCTTGAAAAATTCGGTGGTAACAGCCAAGGCGgacagcagcagcaacagGGTTACGGTAACACCAGCGCTGGTGGTTACAGTGGTAACTCCAATAATTTCGGTGGCTCATCGGGTGGCTACAATGGTAACTCAAGCGGCTCTACTGCCGGCTACGGTGGCTCTTCTAATGGCAGCTATGGTGGTTCGT
Protein-coding sequences here:
- a CDS encoding pseudouridylate synthase/pseudouridine kinase produces the protein MWPGTLRFVLHDGVQAALHAGRAVVALESTIITHGLPRPLNYEMAVAAEDQIRRVGAEPATIAILDGRVHIGLDKTQLARVADSDPSHTTKVGRGSLAHALSQGMGWVGGTTVSGTMALAHRAGIRIFATGGIGGVHRGAESSMDISADLTELGRTRVAVFCSGAKSILDIPRTLEYLETQGVPVFTFHASGEFPNFYTASSGCKVPVVSSVDHAARIVAANEQLGLENGIVFGVPIPREFEANGQEIQLAVEQAVLESKELGIDRLGKQVTPWLLQRVSSLAAHSVQNNVALVLNNARHAAECAMSLAGPRKSTVAQVHAPKKARIMVIGCAAMDITALALEPSLSDPSTAPGSIDMTVGGVAHNIARAAHAMLEDKRAVVLVAPKADDILGRLMQDDMRVSRMRTDALIQSARTPTCNLVLDANGELVTGIADMRVLDEIMVPEVVAMRLQQHQPNFIALDANLQPASLAAALAYATKERVPVLYEPTSTAKCHRILDAMQMLQRAQKIQIVTPNQYELASMAERLRTTFPREPTNHVDAVIRATRLPPALIQDAFMMTHVAQIQLIKLGGLGVLLVMQGQGAQHHFVHVPALPMDHGKPFVNSTGAGDSFTGAILARMSTMSTSFDQITLEDMVDLVNIGQSAAQRTLTCKEAVARSMGA
- a CDS encoding sulfhydryl oxidase, translated to MLPLTRFLRFVIVATLLLLIPAFVYLSQSTSSPVRDPKTGEYIWEALMQSMQGHGPDQDQVSHGKPYFPITDWRSFASHWMPTNPAAMYHNWHQPVPQTVPTPAATLPTTHGTISPTLAVPMPTDSIKLDSKVDGAYAPSMSNETAKAELGRSTWRFLHTMMARFPDKPTPQQSADLQNFMRLFSLLYPCGDCAAHFQQLLKEWPPQTASRHNAEIWLCNVHNQVNRRLHKPQFDCSKLNETYDCGCGTKTMAKTNLYDIDTKEASGMAHILPIRTV